TTATTTACGACTGACTTAGGGATTAGGAGCATATTTTTGGAATTCAGTCTCGTGATTGACCCACGTATACTGATAGTTATGCTTTATGTCTAAAGCTCCTTATTCGTCCATGTGTCCAGGCCTTAATTCCATACGATATCAGTTGTCCCTCTAGATTTTTTCAAAGCTCTTTAAAGcttttcttatctttttttttgcaacGATGGGCTCATTTTATTAATTAGAAGCCCATTTTTCTCCATTGGCATTTTATTTTCCCATAAATTGTCTAACCACTGGCATTTCGGTAGGTGTACTTATTACCTACCACTTGTTTCTTGAGAAGACCTAAAGAAATAGGCCATAATTATGAAACATGCCGCCCTTTGGGATCCATCTAGCCTACCTTTATAAACTGTAAAGGCATTGATTTCTGCTTGCACCCTTTTGCTTCATCTTATTCTCTGCAATTTTTGTATGTTCTTTGCTTCTTCTTTCTACTTTTCTACATTTGTTGTTAACTTTGTGAAACTTTTATAGAagattttgcttttatttttcatcattGCTCCCAAACTACAAAAAGCTACCTCTTCTAAATCTCAAAAAAGTTCTACCTATGCTCTTGCTCCAAACCTTAAAAAGGTTCATGCTAAAGCCAAAAAAAGTGAATTACGTGTTCTCTCAACCTTCGACCTTATCTAAAGATACTCTAGTTGAGACTGTAGTTCTCTATCCATGGCTGAATAGATGTTTGTTAGCCTTCATTCTGAAAGTGAAAAAACATTGAATCCTCCTTTAGACACTTTGGGAAATTTTAccttttatcttgaatgggATATGCGCTTTCTATTACCTTTAGGAGTTGTTGTTGCCTTAAGGGAATTCAACATGACTTCTTGCCAAATCATTATGAATGCCAATCgaatatatatatcataaattaaatttaattatattcttatatttatttataaaaaatttattttattcgtattatatttcagagttctacaaaatttagaTTGATCTCTAAAATCTTtcttaaaatctctctaattatctacatatctatttatatatgatataaaacagtaatgatggagctgatgtgccacttctttttttactgataaaaatataatataatatattaactttaattatattattatatttatctataaaatgattatttaaagtaaatataaaaataaaattatgtcattaattgtaattattaaattatattttaatatttatatgttaagatgaaGGGTTATATATACATAGCAAACGGTCCAAAAACTAGTACTCCCTCTCATCTTTTTTGTAATATAAAGTTTTTCTAGTTTTTCAAgaacttttaatatattttggaATGGAGTGAGTATATATATGATTGAATTTTTCTTAGTCCTttttgggaggaggttaatggaagtaaTTGAAGgttacttcctctaacctccaaattggggctTAACGGAAGTAACTTCCTTTAACCTTCCTTTccctccatatttaaactccAAAACGAAGTTGAACATTTAACATGTTTACATCTGTAAACTCTCAAACaaggttaaaattttaacttttcttTCCATCATTTTCCTTCCCTTTCCATTATCTCTTTTAACTATCACCTCCGTTTACCTACAAACTCCCAAAACAAAGGCTTAATTCTTGGTTAAAGGTTAATAATAAAACGGCAATGGTTTCGTTCTGGGGATCATTTACTGTCGTTTCAATTCTGCGTCAATCTATCTTCAAAGAAGAAGGGGAACGAGTCATGTCTGGCAGCATCTCCTACATAACGGGCTCTGAGCTTCTCACCCTCAAACGCCGTCCAAATCTTGCCGTCGTCGATGTGAGGTGCAATTCgcaattattttttttcctttttcgaTTGATTGAATTTGTGTTAATTTTGACTCTGAATTGATCGTTTTAGCTTTTCATTTATGCTTTTGTGTTTATATTTAGGGATGATGAGAGAAGTTATGATGGGCATATAGCAGGGTCTCTGCACTTCGCCAGTGATTCCTTTGCTGATAGGATCTCTAATCTCATTCAGCAAGTTAAAGGGAAAGATACACTTGTTTTTCATTGCGCTTTGAGCCAGGTTCGTGCCTTACTTATATAATCCTTCTGTCTTTCTAAACTTGATCCAGTTTGAGAAGTGAATTTGATGTTAATCCATGAGGCAGAATGCACTGATCTCTACTTAGTGTTAAAAATTTGCCATTAAAATTAGAGATgcaatttttttacaaattctTCTGTTAAGCAGGCCCTTTATGATGCGGATAGATGTTGATATTAATagttttaattgtaaattatCACAGATTCTCAAAGCTAAACTTAAAAGGAGTTGTAAACCCCAAATTCACAAGCTACTTTGTAAGAATTTTAGAAATCTTTGATAGATGGGATGCACCCTAATTCTTAAAGAGTCATTTCATTGatgaaaaaaaattctttacAATATGAAATTGGGGTGTATATAATCCCAAAACCCTAAAACTAAAAATACAAGGAAGCCCCTCAAAACAAGCTACATTAATAGAAATTTAAAAGGGTAAAAAGGACAAGTAATATCTCAATAACTTAGCAAATACTGGTGGAAGAATTGGCAAAAGTGTAAATAACCAGTGGCATAGTTGTAAATAGGAGGCAGCTGAGGAGAAAAGGGCAATGCTGATTCGAAGGTTCAAACGGCGTGTCAAAATAGTCAAATGTCGTGGGGATTAAAATTTGAGAAGTAGAATCACCCAATTTCGAGCCACACGACGTGTGGTTGTTTGACACGCCGTGTGGACTCCTCACACGGTGTGTTGGTAACTCCACACACAGTGTGAATTCTGTTTTCCACACGGTTTGTCATCTCTTCCGCTCGGCGTGTCGTCCCTTTGACCAACTTCTTCCAACTACATGCTTTCACACATTTGGTCAACTTGATGCCCTCATtatacactctctcttaaaaagaacttgaccatAAGTTGTGTGTTGAGTATGGAAGAAGCTCGTCGATCGTGAATGGACTCCAAGCTTTCACATCAAAGAAAAGTGTTATTCGTAATGAATTCGTGAAGACCACCCCATGACCTTCTTCCTCATCAAATGGAATATCTCGGCGACACTTGTCAACCGACTTCATAGTGATCTCACGAACACCTTTAGAAGCTCATTCCTTGTGTTGAGTTGATAATCTCGAGATTTCTAGATTCTTCTCTTCACTAAATCGGACACTATTCCGCAACTCTTGGATTTTTCCCATCTTCTCTATACCCGCGATGCCATCCACTTTCACCACACCATGAACTCCACTATCAAACCCGCTCTTCCActtctcaacttcattcttcTCTTTGGAGCTCACTCTATCATGAGGAAGACTAGGTAAATGATTTCCGGGATCTAAGTCAATGTGATGTGATATCTTTTCCAAAGGTGGAAGCTCTTGAAGTCTCTGTTGTAAGGTAGCATCCTTAACATATTCGGGCATTGGTTCAACTTCCATTGGATTAGTTCCCTCCGTAATAGGAATTTGTTGTTTCTCTATAATTGAAAATTGATTTCCAAGTTGGACAAGCAGTCAAGGTGGCCTTCTTTTTCTCAACAAGGAACTCTTCAAGGGTGTAAAGACGGATTTGATGCCGTCTTTGAAGATGGTGTAGGTGTTTCTTCGTCTCGCATGTAAGGCATGACAGTCAAATTGCCATGACCTTCCTAGGAGCAAGTGACAAGTTTCCATGTCTACTACATCGCACATAACTTCATCTTGATGAGCCCTAATAGCGAATGAAACCTTACACCGGTAGGTAACTTGAAGCTTCTCCACATCTTTGATGCAACCAATTCGATAAGGTTTATGATGTGGTTCGGGTATCAAAACAAACTTGCTCAAGACGACTTGGCTAATGATATTCTCTTGCCTTCCTCCGCCGACTATCACCTCACATTTCTTCCTAAGAACCAAACATCGAGTTTTAAATAATTGATGTCTCGGTCTTCCTCACTAGACATTAGCACCCTCATCACCAAATGAACAACACGCTCATCCCCAAAAGTACCACTCTCAAACGAGTCACACATAACACCCTCCTCGtctcttcatcatcatcatcacaaGTAGCCCCATTGCGGTTCCACTCAACGTTCCCAAATTCATCCTCATCATAGTTAAATTCATCATCACTATCTAACTCATTCTCGAAATCATTCTTTTCTTTATCAATCCATCCTCAAACTCATCCTCATTCTCATTTTCAAATCCGTTCTTCTCTTCCTCAACCCAATCTCGATTCCCATGATCTATCTCTTTAAGCTCGTCACTATCCTCATTCAACATTAACAAATTAGTCATAGGGCATTCCACATTTACAACTTCCATTTGCTTCTCTCCATAGCTAAAGTCGATTACTCCATTTTCCAAGTTTTCCGATCAAAGTAACATGCTACATCCTAACATAGTTGATCCACCAACATCTCTCTCATCACCATACCCTCCCACTTTACATAATAAGTGATTtcatttttctcctcaaagagaaTATCAAGCCTAAAGTCACTCTCCACGTCTTTAAGATCAATGCTCTCACCTTCCTGAAGCATACAAGTGAAGTTGTGTTTAATGGGCATTATATCAAACACATAGGGGTATAATTTTTAACATGAGCTTCCCCAATATTACAACACAAAATCAGCCTTTCTATTGTCCTCACCTACTAGCACTCCTTCCCCATCCTTTATTAAAGAATTCAAATTCTCATTTACAATCTCATTACCCACAAACTCAACATGAGATTTAAATCATCATCAACAACATAAACATCCAATTTCTTGCTAGCAATTTCATTACTCATAACTTCAACAtgagaaattaaaaaattaggATTTACCTCTTAAGTGTGTAATGGAGGAAAGATTAGTGATGATTATTTAACGGGTACCATTGGGTCTTCTTGGTATAACGAGATATCTTTATCTCCTTCTCCATATAGTTCCCTCAAGAATTGCTCCCAATCTCTTGTCATCTCTCGTCTAAAGCTTTCCAAGTACTCCATAGATGTTCTTCCAACGGTGATGAAATTAAGTGCTCGAAGAAGTTCCATATTAGGAGACGATCAAGGCTCTAAGACCAACTAATACGGATTAGTATTGGTAGTaatagttttaatcgtaaactatcAAAGagattctcaagctaaacttgaaggagttgTAAAACCTCCAAATTCACAAGGTAATTTTGTAGGAATTTTAGAAATTCCCAATAGATGGGATTGAACCCTAACTCTAAAAgagaaattataatttgatttataaaaagattgtCATTACAATATGTATAATATCAGGATAAAgaccaaatttaaccctaacgatTTAAGGGAAGTGCTGATTTAGTcttaacatatgaaatggtgcaaatttaacactaatgtttccaagcaagatcaattttagccctacattatcgaaaattagaaaaaactggTTTGAGTGTCACTTCAGACcttttaaatatcaattatgtctaagatatttaatgtattactaacaaaattacaaaaattctgttaaaatgctaaaaattaacttttacatataagttaaatacattttttttttgtcaaactgtctaaaatatttaccgtgtcattaatatagttacaaaaaaccaacaaaaatgtacgaaactgcttcaatttatcgacaaacttgtttggaaggtcCGATGTGACTtgttaaataatagtcaaacctgtgttttcaaattttcgatagcgcagtgctaaaattgatcttgcttggaaatgttagggttaaatttgcaccatttcatACGTTAGAGCTAAATGTGCACTTCACttgaaacgttagggttaaatttgacaCTTATCCCTATAATCCCAAAACCCTAAAGATAAAATACAAGAAAGCCCCTAAGAACAAGCTACATTGATATAAATTTCAAAGGGCAAAAATGACAAGTAATATATCAATGGTAACTTAGTAAATACTGGGTGGTAGGACCGTAATTAAGCTGATGGTAGAAGTGTAAATAATCATGGCATAGTTGTAAATAGGAGGACTCTAAGGATAAAAGGGCAATGCTGATTCGAAGGTTCGCACGTCATGTCAGAATAGCCACATACCGTGTGAATTAAAATTTGAGAAGCAGAATTGCCCAATTTCGAGCCacacaacatggggttgtttgaCACGCCGTGTGAGCTCCTCACATGGCATGTTGGTAACTCCACACACAGTGTGAACTCTGTTTGTCATCTCTTCCACTCGGCGCGTCGCCCCTTTGACTCGACTTCTTCCAACTAGCCGTTTTCACACATTCGGTTAGTTCCACCTGACCAAAAACCAATTCCAAATACAAGCATAGTCAAAAGAGCTCCTGGCACTTGTTGGAAATGTCATGAGAGATACTTTCCGGACCACCAATGCACTACCAAAAAGTTGAATGCACTGCACTTGTGAGATGAAATAGAGGAGATAGATGAGGAACCAGGTGAGGgaattgaagaacttcccaaGAGGAGCCACCTGAGCAAAATGAACCTATTAACTTGTCTGATAATGCCTTAGATGGAGGAAATGTAGATGGCACCTTCAAGTTGAAAGGAGTCATGAACAAAAGGGTCATCATGATCCTAATTGACAGCGGAAGTACCCACAGTTCGTGGATACAAACTCGGCTCTAACAGCCAAATTACCCTGCAGCTGCGACAGTGGCTGATGGAACACAACTCATTGTTAATTCGAAATGTGAGGAGTTCACTTGGTCAATGCACAATTCAAGGTTTACATTTGCAGTCAGGACTTTGGAGTTGGGTGATTATGACCTCATTTTCCATCAGCCACTGTCGCATCTACAGGTTTTGACCCTAACCAAGGGTAATTTGGCTGTTAGAGCCAGGTTTGCATCCACAAAATCGTGGGTACTGCCGCTGTCAATTAGGATCATGATAAGCTTTTTGTTCAAGACTCCTTTCAACTTGAAGGTGCCATCTGCATTTCCTCCATCTAAGGCATTAATAGACAAGTTAATAGGTTCATTTTGCTCAGGTGGCTCCTCTTGAGGTGGTTCTTCAATTCTCTCACCTGGTTCCTAATCTATTTCACCTTACAAGTTGAGTGCATTCAACTTTTTGGTAGTGCATTGGCAGCCTGGAAAGTATCTTTCATGACATTTCCAACAAGTGCCAGGAGCTCTTTTGAATATGTTTGGAATTGGTTTTTGGTCAGATGGTTTTGGTTATAGGGTTTCTGCACAGAAACAGGACTACAACTCCAGGGTTTAGTATAATTTTGGGGTCTCAATCCAGTTTTTGGTTTGAGTGCCTCCATGAGGTCTTGAATGTGGGTTTCTTCCAGTTTGGCTAACTTAATAGCTGAGTAGATATCTTGAGGTGCATATGTCCTTACTGCAGATCTAATCTCAGATTTGAGACCTGAAATGAAACTGCGGACATGAAAGGAAGGAGTCATAGTAGGGAATACCTTCTCCATGCGGAGTTTGAGATCCTAAAAGAGTCTTTGATAGTGAAGAACGGTAGTTTGCCTCAGGTTGGCCATTTCTTCCACCACATCTTGAATGTCTGTGTCCTGGAACCTCTTATGATGTCCTCCACAAATTCTTCCCAGCTAGCACCCTGTTTCTCCTAGGTCCAATTCTTAAACCATTTGCCAGCCTTGCCTTGCAAGTACAACCCAACCAGTTCAACCTTCTGTTCTTGAGCAACTTCGAAAAGCTTGAAGTATTTCTGGCATTTGCTTGCCGAACTGTCAAC
The DNA window shown above is from Euphorbia lathyris chromosome 1, ddEupLath1.1, whole genome shotgun sequence and carries:
- the LOC136206322 gene encoding dual specificity phosphatase Cdc25, with amino-acid sequence MVSFWGSFTVVSILRQSIFKEEGERVMSGSISYITGSELLTLKRRPNLAVVDVRDDERSYDGHIAGSLHFASDSFADRISNLIQQVKGKDTLVFHCALSQVRGPTCARRLANYLEQMKEDTGIKNIMVLERGFNGWEASGRPVCRCTDIPCKAETTQ